A single region of the Aeromonas hydrophila subsp. hydrophila ATCC 7966 genome encodes:
- a CDS encoding RecQ family ATP-dependent DNA helicase, whose product MISSLLTRHFGFDRLRPGQEAVISRLLAGQSAAAIFPTGSGKSLCYQLPALALPHLTLVISPLIALMHDQLAFLRSKGIAAATLDSSLTPEESRRVMQQASDGQLKILMISVERLKNERFRRFIQQVPLSMLVVDEAHCISEWGHNFRPDYLKLPDYRRELQIPQVLLLTATATPAVMADMQAKFEIEDEGLIVTGFYRANLDLAVVPLPDEARDGWLHVELARDPAAPTIIYVTLQHTAEQCAARLQQAGIKARAYHAGLDATLRSQIQHDFMAGKLDCIVATIAFGMGIDKADIRRVIHYDLPKSIENYSQEIGRAGRDGLPSRCMVLANHSQLPVLENFVYGDTPDRAAIVTLLEILQQSGSEWEFGLLRLSNDTNIRQLPLKTLLVYLEMAGIIAPAYSYFAEYRFKFVLDKADILARFNPARRQFLEQVFASAPLARSWCTMDFEALWQGYQGERSRAAAALDYLQQQGWIELESKQMTEVYRVLQQDLDIATLADQLHGLFEKKEQSELARLQALLGFFTSSSCLSHELARYFADQAAPTHCGHCSVCRGEVAQLPSLPSRTLPNEQGLRAWCEPLVALCHSRDPRILTRFLCGITTPLTTRLKARSLAGFGQLASHPFADVLTAVSNIYAARQQE is encoded by the coding sequence ATGATCTCATCCCTGTTGACCCGTCACTTCGGCTTCGATCGGTTAAGACCGGGACAGGAGGCGGTGATCAGCCGATTACTGGCTGGCCAGAGTGCCGCCGCCATCTTCCCCACCGGCTCCGGCAAGTCCCTCTGTTATCAGTTGCCGGCGCTTGCCCTGCCCCATCTGACCCTGGTGATCTCGCCGCTGATCGCGCTGATGCACGATCAGCTCGCCTTCCTTCGCAGCAAAGGGATCGCCGCCGCCACCCTCGACTCGAGCCTGACGCCGGAAGAGAGCCGCCGGGTGATGCAGCAGGCCAGCGATGGCCAGCTCAAGATCCTGATGATCTCGGTAGAGCGGCTCAAGAACGAACGCTTTCGCCGTTTCATCCAGCAGGTGCCGCTGTCGATGTTGGTGGTGGACGAGGCCCACTGCATTTCGGAGTGGGGCCACAACTTTCGCCCCGATTATCTCAAGCTGCCGGATTACCGCCGTGAATTGCAGATCCCGCAGGTGTTGCTGTTGACGGCCACCGCCACTCCGGCGGTCATGGCCGACATGCAGGCCAAATTCGAGATCGAGGATGAGGGGCTCATCGTCACCGGCTTTTATCGCGCCAACCTGGACTTGGCCGTGGTACCGCTGCCTGACGAGGCTCGCGATGGTTGGCTGCATGTCGAGCTGGCTCGTGACCCCGCCGCACCGACCATCATCTATGTCACCCTGCAGCACACCGCAGAGCAGTGCGCCGCCCGCTTGCAACAAGCCGGGATCAAGGCGCGCGCCTATCACGCCGGGCTCGATGCCACCCTGCGCAGCCAGATCCAGCACGACTTCATGGCCGGCAAGCTGGACTGCATCGTGGCAACCATCGCCTTCGGCATGGGGATCGACAAGGCCGATATTCGCCGGGTGATCCATTACGATCTGCCCAAATCCATCGAAAACTACAGTCAGGAGATAGGCCGCGCCGGCCGGGATGGTCTGCCTTCCCGCTGCATGGTACTGGCCAATCACAGCCAGTTGCCGGTGCTGGAAAACTTCGTCTATGGCGACACCCCGGACAGAGCGGCCATCGTCACCTTGCTCGAGATCCTGCAACAAAGCGGCAGCGAGTGGGAATTTGGTTTGCTGCGCCTCTCCAACGACACCAATATCCGCCAACTGCCGCTCAAGACCCTGCTGGTCTACCTGGAGATGGCGGGCATCATAGCGCCGGCCTACAGCTATTTTGCCGAGTACCGCTTCAAGTTCGTGCTGGACAAGGCCGACATCCTGGCCCGGTTCAATCCGGCGCGACGCCAGTTTCTGGAGCAAGTATTCGCCAGTGCCCCACTGGCGCGCAGCTGGTGCACCATGGACTTCGAGGCGCTCTGGCAAGGTTATCAGGGAGAGCGGTCGCGAGCCGCTGCCGCGCTGGATTATCTGCAGCAGCAAGGCTGGATTGAGCTGGAGAGCAAGCAGATGACCGAGGTCTATCGGGTGCTGCAACAAGATCTGGACATAGCAACGCTGGCCGATCAGCTGCACGGACTGTTTGAAAAGAAAGAGCAAAGCGAGCTGGCGCGTCTGCAGGCATTGCTGGGGTTCTTTACCTCCAGCAGTTGCCTGAGCCATGAGCTGGCCCGCTACTTTGCCGATCAGGCCGCGCCCACCCATTGCGGGCACTGCTCGGTTTGTCGGGGAGAGGTGGCGCAGCTTCCCTCCTTACCCAGCCGGACACTCCCCAATGAACAGGGGCTCAGAGCCTGGTGCGAGCCACTGGTGGCCCTGTGTCACAGCCGGGATCCCCGCATCCTGACGCGTTTCCTGTGCGGCATCACCACCCCGCTCACCACCCGGCTCAAGGCCAGAAGCCTGGCTGGATTCGGCCAGCTGGCGTCCCACCCCTTTGCCGATGTACTGACGGCCGTATCCAACATTTATGCCGCTCGCCAACAGGAATAA